A genome region from Nycticebus coucang isolate mNycCou1 chromosome 4, mNycCou1.pri, whole genome shotgun sequence includes the following:
- the KRCC1 gene encoding lysine-rich coiled-coil protein 1 yields the protein MKHSKKTYDSFQDELEDYIKVQKARGLEPKTCFRKMREDYLEAYGYREEVDSRPMYRMFDQRLPSETIQTYPRSCNISQTVENRLPQWLPARDSRLRLDSLSYYQFTRDCFSEKPVPLNFSQQEYNCGSYSVKSGVHKYLSSDNSTSTHQASHKQMHQKRKRHAEEGREKSKEEQPKHKRKRNFEEIDLDKHKSIERKKTEVETETVQVSTEKLKNRKEKKSRDVTSKKEERKHRKEKKEQGKERTEEEMLWDQSILGF from the coding sequence ATGAAGCACTCAAAGAAGACATACGACTCTTTTCAAGATGAACTTGAAGATTATATTAAAGTACAGAAAGCCAGAGGCTTAGAGCCAAAAACTTGTTTCAGAAAGATGAGAGAGGACTATTTGGAAGCCTATGGGTACAGAGAAGAGGTTGATTCCAGACCCATGTATAGAATGTTTGATCAAAGACTCCCATCTGAAACCATCCAGACCTACCCAAGATCATGCAATATTTCacaaacagtggaaaatcggTTACCTCAGTGGTTACCGGCTCGTGATAGCAGGCTGAGACTAGACTCTCTGAGCTATTATCAATTCACCAGGGACTGTTTCTCAGAAAAACCAGTACCCCTGAACTTTAGTCAGCAAGAATATAATTGTGGCTCATACAGTGTAAAATCTGGAGTTCACAAGTACCTCTCCTCAGATAACAGTACCAGTACTCATCAAGCCAGTCACAAACAGATgcatcagaaaaggaaaaggcacgcagaggaaggcagagaaaaatcaaaggaggAACAGCCCAAgcataagaggaaaagaaattttgAGGAAATTGATTTAGATAAACACAAGagcattgaaagaaagaaaacagaggtgGAAACAGAAACTGTACAAGTCAGTACAGAAAAGCTTAAAAATcgaaaggagaaaaaaagccgAGACGTAACCTCCAAGAAAGAGGAACGTAagcatagaaaagagaaaaaggaacaaggCAAAGAAAGGACAGAGGAGGAAATGCTTTGGGACCAGTCTATCCTTGGATtttga